A region from the Corylus avellana chromosome ca7, CavTom2PMs-1.0 genome encodes:
- the LOC132187983 gene encoding protein DUF642 L-GALACTONO-1,4-LACTONE-RESPONSIVE GENE 2-like produces MTNRFTVLFVVLCATFHVAISVTDGLLRNGDFKQGPRPSELNGTVVRSRNAIPWWEISGLVEYIKPGQKQGDMLLVVPEGAHAVRLGNEASIKQKVKVEKGRFHSVTFTAARTCAQDERLNLSVNPNVEKNDWGMLPMQTLYSSDGWDSYAWGFQADFPEVEFVIHNPGVEEDAACGPLIYSVALKLLNPPKRTKANLLKNGYFEEGPYVMPNTSWGVLIPPHIEDDHSPLPGWIIDSLKAVKYIDSDHFYVPEGKRAVELVAGKESSLSQVVYTTPKKVYVLTFTVGDANNSCEGSMVVEAFAGKETVKVSYESLGKGGFKRAELRFTAVSKRTRIMFLSSFYTMKSDHSGSLCGPVLDDVKLLSVRTPRRAA; encoded by the exons atgaCGAACAGGTTCACCGTGCTGTTTGTGGTACTCTGTGCCACCTTCCACGTCGCCATATCCGTCACTGACG gTTTATTACGCAATGGGGACTTCAAGCAAGGCCCAAGGCCATCGGAACTAAACGGCACCGTAGTGAGGAGCCGCAACGCGATTCCCTGGTGGGAAATTTCAGGCTTGGTGGAGTACATAAAGCCGGGGCAGAAGCAAGGCGACATGCTGCTAGTGGTCCCGGAGGGCGCCCACGCGGTGAGGCTGGGCAATGAGGCATCGATAAAGCAGAAAGTGAAGGTGGAGAAGGGGAGGTTTCACTCAGTAACATTCACGGCAGCCCGGACTTGCGCGCAAGATGAGCGGTTGAACTTGTCGGTGAATCCCAACGTGGAGAAAAACGATTGGGGGATGTTGCCGATGCAAACATTGTATAGTAGCGATGGGTGGGATTCGTACGCGTGGGGGTTCCAAGCCGACTTTCCGGAAGTTGAGTTTGTGATCCATAACCCGGGTGTTGAGGAGGATGCTGCTTGCGGCCCACTTATTTATTCGGTTGCTCTCAAGCTTTTGAACCCTCCAAAACGTACCAAAg CTAATCTACTGAAAAATGGATATTTTGAAGAAGGTCCATATGTGATGCCCAATACATCGTGGGGTGTACTGATCCCACCCCACATTGAGGACGATCACAGCCCCTTACCGGGCTGGATAATTGATTCCTTGAAGGCTGTCAAGTACATTGATTCCGATCACTTTTACGTCCCGGAGGGCAAGAGAGCGGTTGAACTCGTGGCCGGAAAAGAAAGCTCCCTTTCGCAGGTGGTGTACACAACGCCCAAAAAGGTGTATGTCCTAACATTTACCGTGGGTGATGCTAACAACTCGTGTGAAGGTTCCATGGTTGTAGAGGCATTTGCCGGCAAAGAAACTGTCAAGGTATCATATGAATCTTTGGGCAAAGGAGGGTTCAAGCGTGCAGAGCTTCGGTTCACGGCCGTGTCAAAACGCACCCGTATCATGTTCTTGAGCTCATTTTACACCATGAAAAGTGACCATTCGGGCTCTTTGTGTGGACCGGTGTTGGATGATGTGAAGTTGCTTAGTGTTCGCACTCCACGACGTGCTGCTTGA
- the LOC132187982 gene encoding LOW QUALITY PROTEIN: uncharacterized protein LOC132187982 (The sequence of the model RefSeq protein was modified relative to this genomic sequence to represent the inferred CDS: substituted 1 base at 1 genomic stop codon), which yields MEKNNDAIDLQSNSKRPRVEVDLANLPGDPYFRKKICDYHPSDRDRIRRAYLQIGACQPLDHDFPKRKIGNTMRRFNPAWFKEYKWLEYSIEKDGAYCLYCYLFKPDFGNQGGGDSFVTEGFSNWKKKERLECHVGAHNSAHNQARQRCEALLNHKQSIITVFDKQSDQQKMLYRTRLNASVDCVRFLQQQGLAFRGHDESKGSNNQGNFLELLRFLAKHNEEIDKVVLDNAPENHQMIAPHIQRDIANAAASETLDAILKDLGDSPFAILVDESRDISVKEQLAIVLRYVDKRGHVIERFLGITHVRNTTAVELKKTIDSVLSRHNLSISRLRGQGYDGASNMRGELNGLKTLILNDNSSAYYVHCFAHQLQLTLVAVAKNHIQIATFFSLANSIFNVVGASCKRRDILREKRTAEVIEALQNNEMSTGRGLNQEMNLKRHGDTRWSSHYGAIVSLIAMFSSVIDTVEDIVEDGLNSEQRAEANILSQSLKTFDFAFNLHLMKNVLGITNELSQALQRKDQDIVNAMKLVKISKLRLQAIREDGWNSLFEEVTKFCAKNNIVVPNMDELYQPRXRRKTQGMKNLHHYRVELYYTVIDMQLQELNSRFNEASSELLLCVSCLSPDDLFASFNKEKLLRLAQLYPNDFSAVQLITLDNQLETYIFDMRSSDEFATLKGIGQLAEKLVETKKDVVYPLVYSLVTLALILPVATATVERAFSAMNIVKNRLRNRMGDQWMNDCLITYIEKDIFKTISNEEIMQRFQGMKTRRGQLN from the coding sequence ATGGAGAAAAACAACGATGCTATTGACctccaatcaaattctaaacgaCCTCGTGTTGAAGTAGATTTAGCAAATCTACCCGGAGATCCTTACTTCAGGAAAAAAATATGCGATTATCATCCTAGTGATAGAGACCGAATCCGAAGAGCATATCTACAAATAGGAGCTTGTCAACCCCTTGACCATgattttccaaaaagaaaaattggaaataCAATGCGTCGTTTTAATCCAGCATGGTTCAAAGAATATAAATGGTTGGAGTACAGTATAGAAAAAGATGGTGCATATTGCTTATACTGTTATCTATTCAAACCGGACTTTGGAAATCAAGGAGGGGGAGATTCGTTTGTTACTGAAGGGTTTAgtaattggaaaaagaaagagaggctTGAATGTCATGTGGGGGCTCACAATAGTGCACATAATCAAGCTCGACAAAGATGTGAAGCTTTGTTAAACCATAAACAAAGCATCATAACAGTTTTTGACAAGCAATCAGATCAGCAGAAAATGTTATATAGGACTCGTTTGAATGCATCAGTTGATTGTGTTCGCTTTTTACAACAACAAGGATTAGCATTTCGTGGCCATGATGAATCTAAAGGTTCAAATAATCAAGGAAATTTTCTTGAATTGTTGCGGTTTCTTGCTAAACACAATGAAGAGATTGATAAGGTGGTCTTAGATAATGCTCCTGAAAATCATCAAATGATTGCACCACATATTCAAAGAGATATAGCAAATGCAGCAGCAAGTGAAACTCTAGATGCTATTCTTAAAGATCTTGGAGATTCGCCATTTGCTATCCTAGTTGATGAATCTCGTGATATATCCGTTAAAGAACAATTGGCAATTGTGTTGCGTTATGTAGATAAGCGGGGCCATGTGATTGAACGTTTTTTAGGCATTACACATGTTCGCAATACCACAGCTGTAGAATTGAAGAAGACAATTGATTCAGTGCTTAGCAggcataatttaagtattagcaGATTGCGAGGACAAGGATACGATGGAGCTAGCAATATGCGAGGTGAGTTGAATGGACTTAAAACTCTAATTTTGAATGACAATTCGTCTGCTTATTATGTTCATTGCTTTGCACATCAGCTTCAACTCACTTTAGTTGCTGTTGCCAAAAATCACAttcaaattgcaactttttttagtttggccaatagtatttttaatgttgttggAGCATCATGCAAACGTCGTGACATACTTCGTGAAAAACGAACTGCTGAAGTAATAGaagcactacaaaataatgaaatgtcAACTGGTCGTGGCTTGAATCAAGAAATGAACTTAAAGAGACATGGTGATACGCGTTGGAGTTCTCATTATGGTGCAATTGTTAGTCTTATTGCCATGTTTTCTTCTGTTATCGATACGGTTGAAGACATTGTTGAAGATGGTTTAAATTCTGAACAGAGAGCAGAAGCAAATATACTAAGTCAATCACTCAAGACGTTTGACTTTGCTTTCAATTtacatttgatgaaaaatgttttggggATTACAAATGAGTTATCTCAAGCACTACAACGAAAAGATCAAGATATTGTGAATGCAATGAAGTTAGTTAAAATTTCAAAGCTGCGCTTACAGGCTATAAGAGAAGATGGGTGGAATTCCTTATTTGAAGAAGTTACTAAGTTTTGTGcaaaaaacaatattgttgtCCCCAATATGGATGAGCTTTACCAACCTCGATAACGACGAAAAACTCAAGGCATGAAAAATTTACATCATTACCGTGTGGAGCTTTATTATACTGTTATAGACATGCAACTCCAAGAACTTAACAGTCGCTTTAATGAGGCAAGTTCCGAATTATTACTCTGTGTTTCGTGCTTGAGTCCAGATGACTTGTTTGCGTCTTTTAACAAAGAGAAATTGCTTCGTCTTGCTCAATTATATCCGAATGATTTTTCAGCAGTTCAACTTATTACTTTAGACAACCAACTTGAAACATATATCTTTGACATGCGTTCTAGTGATGAATTTGCAACACTCAAAGGGATTGGACAACTTGCTGAGAAATTGGTAGAGACGAAAAAGGATGTCGTATATCCCTTGGTTTATTCATTGGTGACATTGGCATTGATTTTGCCAGTTGCAACAGCAACTGTTGagagagcattttcagcaatgaatattgttaaaaatcgtTTACGTAACCGAATGGGAGATCAATGGATGAATGATTGTTTGATTACGTACATTGAGAAAGACATATTCAAGACCATCAGTAATGAAGAGATTATGCAGCGATTCCAAGGTATGAAGACTCGTCGAGGACAATTGAATTAG